From one Marinobacter sp. LV10MA510-1 genomic stretch:
- a CDS encoding DEAD/DEAH box helicase gives MTIDNNPTVDNDIPIASDSPSIDRSHTSDLRFSDLNLDHRLQQAIAAIGFEYCTPIQAETLPWTLACQDLIGQAQTGTGKTAAFLITAIQTMLETPIEDSKRFASEPRVLALAPTRELAMQIAKDAEQLCAHTGHKVVTVVGGMHYDKQRDQLQNEVVDILVATPGRLIDFLGSQDVFLDQIDILILDEADRMLDMGFIPDVKRIIRKCTPKEDRQTLLFSATFNQDVLNLASMWTQSAEFVEIEPEQKTAERIEQTVYLVGDDEKLQVLVNYLKRPEVDKALVFANRRDQCRDLEEDLRNQGVSVSLMSGEIAQAKRLKTLEQFKAGSIQVLVATDVAGRGIHVNGVTHVFNYNLPDNAEDYVHRIGRTGRAGSTGVSISFAGEDDSFALPAIEKYIGQKLANEVPDQALMVPMDNAPIARKRGRRPQGTRPTGNRSSSNRSSNSRPRRS, from the coding sequence ATGACCATTGATAACAACCCGACTGTTGATAACGACATACCCATTGCTAGTGACAGTCCTTCTATTGACAGAAGCCATACCTCTGATTTGCGCTTTAGCGATTTGAATCTGGACCATCGCCTGCAGCAGGCCATTGCCGCAATAGGCTTTGAATACTGCACACCGATACAGGCCGAAACCCTGCCCTGGACACTGGCTTGCCAGGATCTGATCGGCCAGGCCCAGACCGGCACCGGTAAAACCGCAGCGTTTCTGATTACCGCCATCCAGACCATGCTGGAAACGCCGATTGAAGACAGCAAGCGCTTTGCCTCGGAGCCGCGGGTTCTGGCGCTGGCGCCCACCCGCGAACTGGCGATGCAGATCGCCAAAGACGCCGAGCAGCTGTGTGCCCATACCGGCCACAAAGTGGTGACCGTGGTTGGCGGTATGCACTATGACAAACAGCGTGACCAGCTACAGAACGAAGTTGTCGATATTCTGGTGGCAACGCCGGGCCGGCTGATCGATTTTCTGGGCTCTCAGGACGTGTTTCTCGACCAGATCGATATTCTGATTCTTGACGAAGCCGACCGCATGCTCGACATGGGCTTTATTCCGGATGTGAAACGCATTATCCGCAAGTGTACCCCGAAGGAAGATCGCCAGACGCTGCTGTTCAGCGCGACGTTTAACCAAGATGTACTGAATCTTGCGTCTATGTGGACCCAAAGCGCCGAGTTTGTGGAAATCGAACCGGAGCAGAAAACCGCCGAGCGGATTGAGCAGACAGTTTACCTGGTCGGCGATGACGAAAAACTGCAGGTGCTGGTGAATTATCTGAAGCGCCCGGAGGTGGACAAAGCACTGGTATTCGCCAATCGCCGTGACCAGTGCCGTGATCTGGAAGAAGACCTGCGCAATCAGGGGGTCTCTGTTTCGCTGATGTCTGGCGAGATTGCCCAGGCCAAACGCCTGAAAACCCTTGAACAGTTCAAGGCCGGCAGTATTCAGGTGCTGGTGGCTACCGACGTCGCCGGCCGTGGTATTCACGTTAATGGCGTAACCCACGTGTTCAACTACAATTTGCCAGACAACGCCGAAGATTACGTACACCGTATCGGCCGCACCGGTCGTGCCGGCAGCACCGGCGTGTCTATCAGCTTTGCCGGCGAAGACGATTCCTTTGCCCTGCCGGCGATTGAAAAGTACATCGGTCAGAAGCTTGCCAACGAGGTACCGGACCAAGCTTTGATGGTGCCCATGGACAACGCCCCGATCGCTCGCAAGCGCGGTCGCCGGCCACAGGGCACGCGCCCTACAGGTAACCGTAGCAGCAGCAACCGCAGCAGCAATAGCCGGCCGCGCAGAAGCTGA
- a CDS encoding elongation factor P hydroxylase, translated as MLFNGLFCQPCQTILVRGDNEPEYLPAGPGPAQVIFAHGYFSSALHEISHWCIAGEHRRSLQDYGYWYCPDGRSHEQQCAFEQVEVKPQALEWLFALACGWRFHISVDNLAGQGAADPQLFASRVACQAMAYLAQDDSEASASGFENLLPSGFNSSISCRAADFLHALMRFYGTEGSLTEALQKDARRVAPLWAAVGSDSQNIKDTETV; from the coding sequence ATGCTATTTAATGGTTTGTTTTGTCAGCCTTGCCAGACTATTCTGGTGCGTGGCGACAACGAACCGGAATATTTGCCTGCTGGCCCAGGCCCGGCACAGGTGATTTTCGCCCACGGCTATTTTTCCAGCGCCTTGCACGAAATCAGTCATTGGTGCATTGCCGGCGAACACCGTCGCTCACTGCAAGATTACGGCTACTGGTATTGCCCTGACGGCCGCAGCCATGAGCAGCAGTGCGCTTTCGAACAGGTTGAGGTGAAACCCCAGGCTTTGGAATGGCTTTTTGCCTTGGCTTGCGGCTGGCGCTTTCATATCAGCGTTGACAACCTGGCGGGGCAGGGCGCGGCTGATCCGCAACTGTTTGCCAGTCGGGTTGCTTGCCAGGCAATGGCGTATCTTGCACAGGATGACTCTGAAGCCAGTGCAAGCGGATTTGAGAACTTACTCCCAAGCGGCTTTAATAGCAGCATTTCATGCCGCGCGGCGGACTTTTTACACGCGTTAATGCGTTTTTATGGAACCGAGGGCTCGCTCACAGAGGCCTTGCAAAAAGATGCACGGCGAGTTGCGCCATTATGGGCGGCTGTCGGTTCTGACTCCCAGAATATTAAGGACACCGAAACTGTATGA
- the dsbD gene encoding protein-disulfide reductase DsbD, producing the protein MIVTATARQRPRAFCQLSALVALMFFLLAHNTAFAQQDSTFSSWFGGSSASQGNFLPVDQALPFSYRTDGDALILEWDIAPEHYLYKSRISVTPVSADLSLGELSFERPGVITNDEFFGEMAVFYDPIQARQPIQLPPGVTEAELQVSYQGCASAGLCYPPQTRDLLFYANSSGLTTAAPDDAINSNTNANSSASSGRPNPTDTASDTRSASGLAGFMSQQPTWLIVGVFFLLGLGLTFTPCVLPMIPIISSLVSGQNTRSSAHALVLASSYVLGMALTYAAAGVVTGLLGASFNLQAQLQSPIVLSVFAALFIVFALAMFEVFELQLPAFIRNPLSNASQHLSGGRIASLFGIGALSALVVSPCVSAPLAGSLLYISATQDAVIGGLALLAMGLGMGVPLIAVAVGGRKILPTSGAWMTTVKHGYGIMLLAVAIWLLERMLAPWLTLTLWGLLVAVVGVQLGAFDAAKAGWQRTRKGLGLVVFAWGMALLAGALAGASDPLKPLAPFTAGNAGTGTGSAASHANFQRTSEPQQIRQLLQQAQAAGKPALLDFYADWCIACKVMERNVFSDADVVQALAPYSLIQLDMTANTPQQQALLDELGLFGPPGILFYNVSGQEIGSQRILGEMNRGEFLQHLTGVDTRG; encoded by the coding sequence ATGATCGTTACTGCCACGGCCCGGCAACGGCCTCGGGCTTTTTGCCAGCTTAGCGCGCTTGTCGCACTGATGTTTTTTTTGCTGGCGCATAACACCGCGTTCGCACAACAGGATTCCACATTCTCAAGCTGGTTTGGCGGCAGCTCCGCCAGCCAAGGGAATTTTCTTCCTGTCGATCAGGCTTTGCCTTTTAGTTACCGTACTGACGGTGACGCGCTCATACTCGAGTGGGATATTGCGCCAGAGCACTACCTTTATAAGAGCCGGATTTCAGTGACCCCGGTCAGCGCGGACTTAAGCTTAGGAGAGCTTAGCTTCGAACGCCCGGGCGTTATCACCAACGACGAGTTTTTTGGTGAGATGGCGGTGTTTTACGACCCTATCCAGGCCCGGCAACCCATTCAGTTGCCCCCCGGGGTGACCGAAGCCGAGCTTCAGGTCAGCTATCAGGGCTGCGCCAGTGCCGGTTTGTGCTACCCGCCGCAAACCCGCGACCTGCTGTTTTATGCCAATAGCAGTGGCTTGACCACTGCAGCGCCTGACGACGCGATCAATTCAAATACCAATGCAAATTCTAGCGCCAGCAGCGGCCGCCCAAACCCTACAGATACGGCGTCGGATACCCGCAGCGCCAGTGGACTTGCCGGCTTTATGAGCCAACAGCCAACCTGGCTGATTGTGGGTGTATTTTTCCTGTTGGGCCTGGGGCTGACTTTTACCCCCTGCGTGCTGCCCATGATACCCATTATTTCCTCGCTGGTGTCCGGCCAGAACACCCGCTCCAGCGCCCATGCTCTGGTGCTCGCGTCCAGTTACGTGCTGGGCATGGCGCTGACCTACGCCGCAGCTGGCGTGGTGACCGGTTTGCTGGGGGCCAGCTTTAACCTGCAAGCACAACTGCAGTCGCCCATCGTATTGAGCGTTTTCGCTGCGCTGTTCATTGTGTTTGCGCTGGCCATGTTTGAAGTTTTTGAATTACAGCTACCGGCGTTTATTCGCAACCCGCTCAGCAATGCCAGCCAACATCTGTCCGGGGGGCGAATTGCCAGCCTGTTCGGCATAGGCGCACTGTCGGCGCTGGTTGTGTCACCCTGCGTATCGGCGCCGCTGGCTGGCAGCCTGCTGTACATTTCCGCAACCCAGGACGCGGTCATCGGCGGTCTGGCGCTGCTGGCCATGGGCTTGGGTATGGGCGTGCCGCTGATTGCTGTTGCAGTGGGCGGGCGCAAAATTCTGCCTACCTCTGGCGCCTGGATGACAACAGTTAAACACGGTTACGGCATTATGCTGCTGGCTGTCGCTATCTGGCTGCTTGAAAGGATGCTTGCGCCCTGGCTTACTCTGACTCTGTGGGGCTTGCTGGTTGCTGTGGTGGGGGTTCAACTGGGTGCCTTCGACGCCGCCAAAGCCGGCTGGCAACGCACCCGCAAAGGTCTGGGACTTGTGGTCTTTGCCTGGGGTATGGCTCTGTTGGCGGGCGCACTGGCAGGTGCCAGCGATCCGCTTAAGCCGCTGGCGCCGTTCACGGCTGGCAACGCAGGCACCGGCACCGGCAGTGCTGCCAGCCACGCCAATTTCCAACGCACCAGTGAACCGCAGCAGATACGCCAGCTTTTGCAACAGGCACAAGCCGCCGGAAAGCCCGCGCTGCTGGATTTCTACGCTGACTGGTGCATTGCCTGCAAAGTGATGGAACGCAATGTGTTCAGCGATGCCGATGTCGTTCAGGCCCTGGCGCCTTACAGTCTGATACAGCTTGATATGACCGCCAACACGCCGCAGCAGCAGGCCCTACTGGACGAACTCGGTCTTTTCGGGCCGCCGGGCATCCTGTTTTACAACGTTAGTGGTCAGGAAATCGGTAGCCAACGTATTCTGGGGGAGATGAACCGCGGCGAGTTTCTACAGCACCTGACCGGCGTTGATACCCGCGGCTAA
- the tusA gene encoding sulfurtransferase TusA, with protein sequence MENPEFDAELDARGLYCPEPVMMLHSRILDVPAGGILRVTATDPSTVRDIPRFCQFLGHELLAQDQPDGEFHFMIRRGG encoded by the coding sequence GTGGAAAATCCAGAATTTGACGCAGAACTCGATGCCCGGGGCCTGTACTGCCCAGAACCGGTAATGATGCTGCACAGCCGCATTTTGGACGTGCCGGCGGGCGGTATTCTTCGGGTGACAGCAACCGACCCCTCCACTGTGCGGGACATTCCCCGGTTCTGTCAGTTTCTCGGCCACGAACTTCTGGCTCAGGACCAACCCGATGGCGAGTTCCATTTCATGATTCGCCGCGGCGGCTAA
- a CDS encoding antibiotic biosynthesis monooxygenase family protein: MIRVLIERHIAESLEAAYETRSRKILQNAVAAPGFISGEALSNRNDSNNRFILSNWHSVSHWDRWYRSKERKELMAELMPMMDREEIITILEQGGS; the protein is encoded by the coding sequence ATGATCCGAGTATTAATTGAACGGCACATCGCCGAATCCCTGGAGGCCGCTTACGAAACCCGCTCGCGCAAGATTTTGCAAAACGCAGTTGCGGCCCCGGGCTTTATATCCGGTGAAGCCCTGAGCAATCGCAACGATTCAAACAACCGCTTTATACTTTCAAATTGGCATTCGGTCAGCCACTGGGATCGGTGGTACCGATCGAAAGAGCGCAAAGAGCTGATGGCGGAACTGATGCCGATGATGGATCGCGAGGAGATAATCACCATCCTCGAGCAGGGTGGATCCTGA
- a CDS encoding alpha/beta family hydrolase, with the protein MNKNTWLPSAGFYDVPKIAMVIAHGAGAPADSDYMEQLIMALDDVGISSVRFEFPYMQERRADGRKRPPDRQPGLLDSFALALKRAKDELPPDCFVMAGGKSMGGRMASLLAQSANIGKSSDPGFNSNLFKSNPIDGVVCYGYPFHPPGKLDRWRTEHLADITCPLLIVQGTRDPFGKPAELETQSAALANCELRWLEGGNHDFQPLARQPETQNDLIRQAAQLTRQFAVRTIAER; encoded by the coding sequence ATGAACAAAAATACATGGTTGCCCAGCGCTGGTTTCTACGATGTCCCCAAGATTGCTATGGTGATTGCCCATGGTGCCGGGGCACCGGCGGATTCTGACTACATGGAACAACTTATTATGGCGTTGGATGATGTAGGTATTTCTAGCGTGAGATTCGAGTTCCCCTACATGCAGGAGCGTCGCGCTGACGGACGTAAACGCCCGCCCGACCGGCAACCGGGTTTACTGGACAGCTTCGCTTTGGCTCTTAAGCGCGCTAAAGACGAGTTGCCGCCGGATTGCTTTGTGATGGCGGGCGGAAAATCCATGGGCGGGCGTATGGCCAGCTTACTGGCTCAATCTGCCAATATAGGTAAAAGTTCTGATCCGGGTTTTAACAGCAACCTTTTTAAAAGCAACCCGATAGACGGGGTGGTCTGCTACGGCTACCCGTTTCATCCGCCGGGTAAGCTTGACCGCTGGCGCACTGAGCACTTGGCGGATATTACTTGTCCGCTGCTGATCGTTCAGGGTACCCGCGACCCGTTTGGCAAACCGGCAGAACTTGAAACCCAAAGCGCGGCGCTGGCCAACTGCGAGTTGCGTTGGCTGGAGGGTGGCAATCATGATTTTCAGCCCTTGGCGCGCCAGCCGGAAACCCAGAACGATCTAATTCGTCAGGCTGCGCAATTGACTCGGCAATTCGCAGTCAGGACCATCGCTGAACGTTGA
- the ccoN gene encoding cytochrome-c oxidase, cbb3-type subunit I, with amino-acid sequence MSTLNPNLTYNYKVVRQFAIMTVVWGIVGMSLGVLIAAQLVWPVVNFDLPFTHFGRLRPLHTNLVIFGFGGSALFATSYYVVQRTCQARLISDKLAAFTFWGWTAIMISAIVTLPMGLTSTREYAELEWPIDIAIAVVWVTYGAVFFGTIMKRSMPHIYVANWFYGAFIITIGVLHIGNNLALPVSAFKSYSAYAGVTDAMVQWWYGHNAVGFFLTAGFLGMMYYFVPKQAGRPIYSYRLSIVHFWALIATYVWAGGHHLHYSALPDWAQTASMVMSLILLAPSWGGMINGMMTLSGAWHKLRTDPILRFLVVSLSFYGMSTFEGPMMAIKTVNALSHNTDWTIGHVHSGALGWVAMISIGAIYHLVPKLWGLKEMHSTNLINVHFWLATVGTVLYIVAMWVNGIMQGLMWRAVNADGSLTYSFVEALEASRPGYFVRLLGGALFLTGMWFMAFNIFMTIRQKDAVAENNAAVQAA; translated from the coding sequence ATGAGCACATTGAATCCGAACCTGACATACAACTACAAGGTGGTAAGGCAGTTCGCCATCATGACAGTCGTGTGGGGAATTGTTGGTATGTCTCTGGGTGTGCTGATTGCAGCACAGCTGGTTTGGCCGGTCGTCAATTTCGACCTACCGTTTACCCATTTCGGCCGGCTGCGGCCGCTGCACACCAATTTGGTTATCTTCGGTTTCGGCGGAAGCGCGTTGTTTGCAACGTCTTACTACGTTGTACAGCGTACCTGCCAAGCGCGTTTGATATCCGACAAACTTGCGGCCTTCACCTTCTGGGGCTGGACGGCAATCATGATCTCTGCGATCGTTACTTTGCCAATGGGCCTGACCTCCACTAGAGAATATGCCGAATTGGAATGGCCAATCGACATCGCAATCGCGGTGGTGTGGGTTACTTATGGCGCCGTGTTTTTTGGCACCATCATGAAACGCAGCATGCCACACATTTACGTTGCTAACTGGTTTTACGGTGCTTTTATAATCACCATCGGCGTTTTGCACATCGGCAATAATCTGGCGCTGCCCGTCAGCGCGTTCAAGTCTTACTCAGCGTATGCCGGTGTTACCGACGCCATGGTGCAATGGTGGTACGGCCACAACGCCGTAGGTTTCTTCCTGACCGCAGGCTTTCTGGGCATGATGTACTACTTCGTTCCCAAACAGGCCGGCCGTCCGATTTATTCCTATCGTTTGTCGATCGTTCACTTCTGGGCGCTGATTGCAACTTACGTCTGGGCCGGTGGCCACCACCTGCATTATTCTGCCCTGCCAGACTGGGCCCAAACCGCCAGTATGGTGATGTCCCTTATTCTGCTTGCTCCCTCCTGGGGTGGCATGATCAACGGCATGATGACGCTGTCCGGTGCTTGGCACAAACTGCGTACTGACCCCATCCTGCGCTTCCTGGTGGTGTCCCTGTCGTTTTACGGCATGTCCACTTTTGAAGGCCCGATGATGGCAATTAAAACCGTTAACGCCCTGTCGCACAACACAGACTGGACCATCGGCCACGTACATTCCGGTGCTCTTGGCTGGGTTGCCATGATCAGTATCGGCGCTATCTATCACCTGGTGCCGAAGCTCTGGGGCCTGAAAGAGATGCACAGCACCAATCTGATCAACGTGCACTTCTGGCTAGCGACAGTAGGCACCGTGCTTTACATAGTGGCCATGTGGGTTAACGGCATTATGCAAGGTTTGATGTGGCGTGCAGTTAACGCAGACGGCAGCCTGACATACAGCTTCGTAGAAGCTCTGGAAGCCTCTCGCCCGGGGTACTTCGTCCGCCTCCTGGGGGGTGCACTCTTCCTGACCGGTATGTGGTTTATGGCTTTTAACATCTTTATGACGATTCGTCAGAAAGACGCCGTTGCCGAGAATAATGCCGCAGTTCAGGCCGCGTAA
- the ccoO gene encoding cytochrome-c oxidase, cbb3-type subunit II, translating to MNHETVEKNIGLMIVLIILTISGGFLVEVVPLFFLKSVNEPIDGLEPLSALELEGRDIYIREGCHVCHTQQIRPFRAETERYGHYSVAGEFAYDRPFLWGSKRTGPDLARIGGRYSDAWQRQHLYNPRSVVPESIMPAFPWLFEDRVDHNGTAAKLTGMQTLGVPYTDEQIANAASSVEGEFEIEALLAYLQQLGTVLPNKR from the coding sequence ATGAATCACGAAACAGTAGAAAAGAACATTGGCCTGATGATCGTACTGATCATTCTGACCATCAGTGGTGGTTTTTTGGTAGAAGTGGTTCCGTTGTTCTTCCTGAAGAGCGTGAACGAGCCCATAGACGGCCTTGAACCTCTATCAGCGCTGGAACTGGAAGGACGTGACATCTACATTCGTGAAGGTTGTCACGTATGCCACACCCAACAAATCCGCCCGTTCCGCGCGGAAACAGAGCGTTATGGCCACTACTCCGTTGCGGGCGAGTTCGCTTACGACCGCCCGTTCCTGTGGGGCTCCAAACGCACCGGTCCGGATTTGGCGCGCATTGGCGGCCGTTATTCCGATGCCTGGCAGCGCCAGCATCTGTATAACCCCCGCAGTGTTGTTCCTGAATCCATCATGCCAGCATTCCCCTGGCTGTTCGAAGATCGCGTCGACCACAACGGTACCGCAGCCAAATTGACGGGTATGCAAACTCTGGGTGTTCCTTACACCGACGAGCAAATCGCAAACGCGGCCTCCTCTGTTGAGGGCGAGTTTGAGATCGAGGCTTTGCTTGCATATCTTCAACAGCTTGGCACCGTTCTACCGAATAAACGGTGA
- a CDS encoding cbb3-type cytochrome oxidase subunit 3: MDINELRGVYVFVVMAVFIGIVWWAFSAHRKKANEEASHLPFDDDEVAQRTLEREKTEKRQ; this comes from the coding sequence ATGGATATTAACGAGTTACGCGGCGTTTATGTTTTTGTTGTGATGGCGGTGTTTATTGGCATTGTCTGGTGGGCGTTCAGCGCTCATCGCAAAAAGGCGAACGAAGAAGCATCGCACCTGCCGTTTGATGACGACGAGGTCGCACAGCGTACCCTTGAACGGGAAAAAACGGAGAAAAGACAATGA
- the ccoP gene encoding cytochrome-c oxidase, cbb3-type subunit III, translating into MTTFWSIWVTVIVLGTIFGCTWLLLSTRKSQTSDVETDRTMGHSFDGIEEYDNPLPKWWFYLFMATIVFSLGYLALYPGLGNFKGLLGWTSTNQWEAEVAEADALYGPIYAQYGKTAVPELAKVDDAMKLGQRLFANNCAVCHGSAARGQVGFPNLTDTDWLYGGSPEAILHTLNNGRMGVMPAKGVMPNMTDTQVDQVVNYVLSFSDRAEDPASVEAGKAVFMQGCAACHGADGKGMQAVGAPNLTDNVWLYGSNFDWIRQTVIHGRQNQMPSQSGRLSQDQIQILAAYVYGMSN; encoded by the coding sequence ATGACTACCTTTTGGAGCATCTGGGTCACTGTGATCGTGCTCGGTACCATTTTTGGCTGTACCTGGTTGTTGCTTTCAACTCGCAAAAGCCAGACCTCCGATGTGGAAACCGACCGCACAATGGGTCATTCCTTCGATGGCATAGAAGAATATGACAATCCGCTGCCGAAGTGGTGGTTCTATCTGTTCATGGCCACCATTGTATTCTCGTTGGGGTATCTGGCGCTCTACCCGGGTCTTGGCAACTTCAAAGGCTTGCTGGGATGGACCTCAACCAACCAGTGGGAAGCGGAAGTTGCCGAAGCCGATGCGCTTTACGGCCCGATCTACGCACAGTATGGCAAAACAGCGGTACCGGAGCTTGCCAAGGTAGACGACGCCATGAAGCTTGGCCAACGTCTGTTCGCCAACAACTGCGCGGTGTGCCACGGCTCTGCTGCGCGCGGCCAAGTGGGTTTTCCCAACCTGACCGACACTGACTGGCTGTACGGTGGTTCACCGGAAGCCATTCTGCACACCCTGAACAACGGCCGCATGGGCGTCATGCCGGCCAAAGGCGTGATGCCCAACATGACCGACACCCAGGTAGATCAGGTGGTCAACTACGTGTTGAGCTTCAGTGACCGCGCCGAAGATCCAGCATCTGTTGAAGCTGGCAAGGCCGTGTTCATGCAGGGTTGTGCCGCTTGTCACGGTGCTGACGGTAAAGGTATGCAGGCCGTCGGCGCGCCTAACCTGACCGACAACGTGTGGCTGTATGGCTCGAATTTCGACTGGATCCGTCAAACGGTCATCCACGGTCGGCAGAACCAAATGCCCTCGCAAAGTGGTCGTTTGTCCCAAGATCAGATTCAGATACTCGCCGCCTACGTTTACGGCATGTCAAACTGA
- the ccoG gene encoding cytochrome c oxidase accessory protein CcoG translates to MSTKIPVQQIDPANESSDKKKGSESVDLYASRKKIYVKEIKGFFQRIRTFSLLALMGMYFLFAWLTLNGEPLIHFDLPAREFHLYGITFFPKDFILLSGMLIISAFGLFFITTLFGRVWCGYTCPQTVWTFIFMWVEERIEGGRNKRMKLDKAPSSRSKVAKKTAKHIIWLLIALATGLTFVGYFYPIRELIVDLFTLQANGWAYFWVAFFTIATYLNAGWMREQVCLYMCPYARFQSVMFDSNTRIVSYDPNRGEPRGGRKKEAKPDEVGLGDCIDCGQCVQVCPTGIDIRDGLQYECIGCALCIDACDDIMDKMNYPRGLIRYTTENELDGKTSKLLRPRTFGYGFMLALMIGAIGYTVATRVPAQLDVLRDRGALFKFNGEGRIENSYTLKLANMSEATQTYTLSVSGMDDIQILTLTQFTVTSGEKYALPTVVDVPPESISQSNNDIVFKAVSDDEIVLTLETESRFVGPTR, encoded by the coding sequence ATGAGCACCAAGATTCCGGTACAACAAATTGACCCGGCCAACGAGTCTTCCGACAAGAAGAAGGGGTCTGAATCTGTTGACCTTTACGCAAGTCGCAAAAAGATTTATGTCAAAGAAATAAAGGGCTTTTTCCAGCGTATCCGCACATTCAGCCTGCTGGCGCTAATGGGTATGTATTTTTTGTTCGCTTGGTTGACGTTGAACGGCGAGCCGTTGATTCACTTTGACCTGCCAGCCCGCGAATTTCATCTGTACGGTATTACTTTTTTCCCGAAAGACTTCATTCTGCTATCGGGCATGCTGATCATCAGCGCCTTTGGTCTGTTTTTCATTACGACTCTTTTCGGTCGCGTATGGTGCGGTTACACCTGCCCGCAAACGGTATGGACCTTCATTTTCATGTGGGTGGAAGAACGCATCGAGGGTGGTCGCAACAAGCGTATGAAGCTCGACAAAGCCCCCAGTTCCCGTTCAAAAGTCGCAAAGAAAACCGCCAAACATATCATTTGGCTGCTCATTGCGCTGGCAACGGGTTTAACCTTCGTTGGCTATTTTTATCCAATTCGTGAACTGATTGTCGATCTTTTTACCCTGCAGGCCAATGGCTGGGCCTACTTCTGGGTGGCGTTTTTCACCATCGCCACTTACTTGAATGCCGGCTGGATGCGCGAGCAGGTATGCCTGTATATGTGCCCGTACGCCCGCTTCCAATCGGTTATGTTTGACTCCAATACCCGTATTGTGTCCTACGACCCGAATCGCGGCGAACCCCGCGGCGGCCGCAAGAAAGAAGCCAAACCCGATGAAGTGGGCCTGGGTGACTGTATCGACTGCGGCCAGTGCGTTCAGGTGTGCCCCACCGGTATCGACATTCGCGACGGTTTGCAGTACGAGTGCATCGGCTGCGCCTTGTGCATCGATGCCTGCGACGACATCATGGACAAAATGAATTACCCGCGCGGTTTGATTCGCTACACCACCGAAAACGAGTTGGACGGCAAAACCTCCAAACTACTGCGCCCGCGCACCTTCGGTTACGGCTTTATGCTGGCCCTGATGATTGGCGCTATCGGGTACACTGTGGCCACTCGGGTGCCAGCGCAATTGGACGTGCTGCGCGATCGCGGCGCACTGTTCAAATTTAACGGCGAGGGCCGGATCGAAAACTCCTACACCCTGAAGCTGGCTAATATGTCTGAAGCAACGCAAACCTACACCCTCAGCGTAAGCGGCATGGACGACATCCAGATTCTGACATTGACCCAGTTCACCGTTACAAGCGGCGAAAAATACGCGTTGCCGACCGTGGTGGACGTTCCGCCAGAATCCATTAGCCAGAGCAACAACGATATTGTCTTCAAGGCCGTTTCCGATGACGAAATTGTTCTGACGCTTGAAACTGAAAGCCGATTTGTCGGTCCAACGCGCTAA
- a CDS encoding FixH family protein, translating to MTAETPVAPWYRQPWFWFLTIAPLAAITWSMTMLVVAINMEDSMVSDDYSKEGRGINLEIARDVRAAELELTADIQFDGRQLSLDLTSTEDFPYLVLNLFHPTLDTYDRVVQFRRESLGHYTALINEDIEGRWYYDLRGPTNEWRLKGEAQLPAENGLKLKAGLAKG from the coding sequence ATGACTGCTGAAACACCCGTTGCACCCTGGTACCGCCAGCCCTGGTTCTGGTTTTTGACCATCGCTCCACTGGCAGCCATTACGTGGAGTATGACCATGCTGGTCGTTGCCATTAACATGGAAGACAGCATGGTGTCAGACGACTATTCGAAGGAAGGTCGTGGTATCAACCTGGAAATAGCCCGTGACGTCAGAGCTGCCGAGCTGGAACTGACAGCCGACATCCAGTTTGATGGCCGCCAACTATCCCTGGACCTGACCTCCACCGAGGATTTCCCCTATCTGGTCCTGAACCTGTTCCACCCTACCCTGGACACGTACGATCGGGTGGTACAGTTCCGCCGCGAAAGCTTGGGCCACTACACAGCGCTGATAAATGAAGACATCGAAGGCCGCTGGTACTACGATTTGCGCGGTCCCACCAACGAATGGCGGCTTAAAGGCGAAGCCCAACTGCCAGCAGAGAACGGGCTTAAACTGAAAGCAGGCCTAGCCAAAGGGTGA